From the Planktothrix tepida PCC 9214 genome, one window contains:
- a CDS encoding EAL domain-containing response regulator, with protein MTKILVIEDEDLIRDNIVELLESEDFEVFNAEDGKIGVQLASQHQPDLILCDVMMPELDGYGVLLKLQENSLTATIPFIFLTAKADLGDLRKGMQLGADDYLTKPCTATELLKAIVIRLEKHTILKDRYSSELKVAEAKLNQLIYQNSTTSLPNRLSLLEYFQQMLHQLASLSGIDENWNYQGMIPVLCLGVDRFSRINDLFDYESGDLLLKEVGERLRKNLSAENIITHINADQFAILLSPILDKKQLKTTLEGLQQIISKPFVLMNREVLITISIGIALYPQDGREIQQLLRAAKQAMNEVKQQGGNHYTFYTPTCDHELSERIDLEVALRYALEREEFQLYYQPQVSLKTGNIVGAEALLRWKHPQQGMISPMKFIPIAEETGLIEPIGEWVLYQACKDSKAWRSQGLGCLRVAVNLSGRQFRTANLRQKLVQVLLTTGCEPDYLELELTESLLIRDAELSIQQLQALKALGLKIAIDDFGTGYSSLNYLQKFPFDVLKIDQCFVRNLHNNKINAAITQSLISMAHLLNLKVIAEGVETQEELDLLNEFNCNEIQGYLFSRPLNLEEFQALVKSGRKLKVSQPNP; from the coding sequence ATGACTAAAATTCTTGTGATTGAAGATGAAGATTTAATTCGAGATAATATTGTAGAACTTCTCGAATCTGAAGACTTTGAAGTTTTCAATGCCGAGGACGGTAAAATTGGGGTGCAACTGGCTAGTCAACATCAACCGGATTTAATTTTGTGTGATGTGATGATGCCAGAACTCGACGGTTATGGGGTTCTCCTCAAGTTACAAGAAAACTCCCTGACAGCGACCATTCCCTTCATTTTCTTAACAGCAAAAGCTGATTTAGGAGACCTGCGGAAAGGAATGCAGCTTGGGGCTGATGATTATTTGACTAAACCCTGTACCGCCACAGAATTACTCAAAGCGATTGTGATTCGTTTAGAAAAACACACGATCTTAAAAGATCGTTATAGTAGCGAATTAAAAGTAGCTGAAGCTAAACTCAATCAATTAATTTATCAAAATAGCACCACAAGCTTACCCAACCGTTTATCTTTGTTGGAATATTTTCAACAAATGCTGCATCAATTAGCATCCTTATCGGGGATAGATGAAAATTGGAATTACCAAGGCATGATTCCCGTTCTCTGTTTAGGGGTAGATCGATTTAGCCGAATTAATGATCTTTTTGACTATGAAAGCGGAGATTTACTCTTAAAAGAGGTAGGAGAACGGCTCAGAAAAAATTTATCTGCTGAAAATATTATTACCCATATCAATGCCGATCAATTTGCAATTTTACTATCCCCAATTTTAGATAAAAAACAGCTGAAAACCACCTTAGAAGGATTACAACAAATCATTTCTAAACCCTTTGTTTTAATGAACCGGGAAGTCTTGATCACCATTAGCATTGGAATTGCACTCTATCCCCAAGACGGTCGGGAGATTCAACAACTTCTGCGGGCGGCAAAACAAGCCATGAATGAAGTCAAGCAACAAGGAGGAAATCACTATACTTTTTATACCCCCACCTGTGATCATGAACTCTCAGAACGGATTGATTTAGAAGTCGCCCTGCGCTATGCTTTAGAAAGGGAAGAGTTTCAACTTTACTATCAACCGCAAGTCAGTTTAAAAACAGGAAACATTGTCGGGGCAGAAGCGTTACTGCGCTGGAAACATCCCCAACAAGGAATGATTTCCCCGATGAAATTTATTCCGATTGCGGAAGAAACGGGTTTAATTGAACCGATTGGAGAATGGGTTTTATATCAAGCTTGTAAAGATAGTAAAGCATGGCGCTCTCAAGGGTTAGGTTGTTTACGGGTAGCCGTTAACTTATCGGGTCGTCAATTCCGAACTGCTAACTTGCGCCAAAAATTAGTGCAAGTTTTACTCACCACCGGCTGCGAACCGGATTATTTAGAATTAGAATTAACCGAAAGTTTGTTGATTCGAGATGCGGAATTATCCATCCAACAATTGCAAGCCTTAAAAGCCCTGGGTTTAAAAATAGCCATTGATGATTTTGGGACAGGATATTCTTCTCTCAACTATCTGCAAAAATTTCCGTTTGATGTGCTGAAAATCGATCAATGCTTCGTTCGGAATCTCCATAATAATAAAATCAATGCGGCTATTACCCAATCTTTAATTTCGATGGCGCATCTTTTAAATCTAAAAGTAATTGCTGAAGGAGTTGAAACCCAAGAAGAGTTAGACCTCTTGAATGAGTTTAATTGTAATGAAATTCAGGGATATTTATTCAGTCGTCCTCTCAATTTAGAAGAGTTTCAAGCCTTAGTTAAAAGCGGACGAAAATTAAAAGTTTCTCAACCGAATCCCTAA
- a CDS encoding response regulator transcription factor yields MNKVLIIEDEDTIRENIMELLLSEEFQVLDAAQGQLGIKLASEYQPNLILCDIIMPDIDGYTVLTEMQKQPLLANIPFIFMTAKAERRDLRLGMELGADDYITKPFTPIELLSTIRARLKKQQQYLFQYAEERERANQLKQKVAELEQLSKTQEELLLRLSEELSNPMSNISLAVQMLNLLSTNANEVPHLALKQQRYLKILQEECAREVSILNQISDLQTLLTPENIKFIRKLNVLQRNNYD; encoded by the coding sequence ATGAATAAAGTTTTGATTATTGAAGATGAAGATACCATTCGAGAAAATATAATGGAGTTACTTTTATCCGAAGAATTCCAAGTTTTAGATGCGGCTCAAGGTCAATTAGGGATTAAGTTAGCTTCAGAGTATCAACCCAACTTAATTCTCTGTGATATTATAATGCCAGATATTGATGGGTATACTGTTCTCACCGAGATGCAAAAACAACCCCTTCTTGCCAATATTCCGTTTATTTTTATGACCGCTAAAGCTGAACGCAGGGATTTGCGGTTAGGAATGGAATTAGGGGCGGATGACTACATCACAAAACCCTTTACACCGATAGAACTCTTGAGTACCATTCGCGCCCGATTAAAAAAACAACAACAGTATTTATTTCAATATGCGGAGGAACGAGAACGTGCAAATCAACTTAAACAGAAAGTTGCTGAACTTGAGCAACTCAGCAAAACCCAGGAAGAACTGTTACTGCGGCTATCAGAAGAACTGAGTAACCCGATGTCTAATATTAGTTTAGCGGTTCAAATGTTAAACTTATTATCAACCAACGCCAATGAAGTACCTCATTTAGCTTTAAAACAACAACGTTACTTAAAAATCCTCCAAGAAGAGTGTGCGCGGGAAGTGAGTATTCTCAATCAGATTTCAGACTTACAAACGCTATTAACCCCAGAAAATATTAAATTCATTCGCAAACTCAATGTATTACAGAGAAACAACTATGACTAA
- a CDS encoding PAS domain S-box protein produces the protein MELNSLPSYIPTLNQLLDRDPLSVSPEMPVLEVLRQMNENPYYPASYVVVQQENQLVGIFTERDVIHLISSSQSLAGIKMQEVMTTEVIILKQADYRDIYHTISLLREHQIRHLPVVDDQGQLQGVITGETLRQMLQPINVLRLRSVAEVMTTPVIQVFPSTPVLDIAKLLAQHQISCLVVVEERPPQFPLNSSPSTIPVGLITERDLLRFQSQNQDISGLTALEMMNQPVLTIHQHDNLWRANQQMQKHRVRRLVVIGNQGELLGIITQSNLLRLFDPAELNEIVTFLEQKVQDLEVEKQQLLDEQEQIVEQRVQQRLRELQHLPETQKQTEAELQKAHQQLTFHVENSPLAVIEWDEQFRLKRWSPQAEKIFGWKAEEILHRHWNQWEFVHPEDLEQVTAIASHLLNGEESRNICCNRNYTKDGTLVYCEWYNSAFKNESGQVVSLLSLVQNVTVRQTSQGELKRRARQQQVIAELGQYALCQTNLDTLLQKVVILVGQTLGIKYVQIWELLANDSTFLLTAGLGWRSGSVGRITVGQGRKSQPGYTLLLKEPIIVEDLRVESRFSGCAFFYNHNIVSGVTVLISGKEKPFGVLGIHTEEERRFTSDEINFLQAIANIIASCVERQQAEEELNRFFNLSLDIFCIGTTQGFFQRVNPRMLSLLGYTETELLGQSFLGLIHPDDWANTLLQLENLSLGIPSHNFENRYQCKNGSYRWLSWTAMPFDETQYYAVARDVSENKRTEAALRKSEKRYATLAEVSPVGIFHCDIDGNCLYVNQRWCEIAGLTPKEALGQGWTQAIHPEDQAHVKEEWQRLRTDSGQIRETSLQKIQFCCEYRLQRQDGQITWVFGQVVEELNDQGEIIGYVGTITDISARKQAEAELKTLNEELEDRVADRTTELSFMNEKLHRQVVELQEIESQLEDKAYQQAIIAELGQKALSEMNLVSLINEIVVQIAQDLNVEYCKILEYNLEGVFLTLAVWDEPTQHYTLLSHEPLVFKPPMIHHIPNVQDDLKFNFSQSQLDLEEKDLNHDNFTLLNKGICIPIMGQNYHHLGQVEIYGKKLQLFSEDDVNFLQSVANILATAIERKQAEEVIRQSEQLYRLMADHSTDLISRHTPQGVYLYASPASRSLLGYEPEELVGRSAYELFHPEDLAKINRPHQSSIETADINTIVYRILRKDQEYVWFETTQKKVRDQTGNIQEIVAISRDITDRKQTEEALRFSEERFKITLKNSPIVVFNQDLELRYTWIYNPAGGYVPEAVIGRLDSDIFPPENAVKLIQLKQQVLNTKVGLREEVITNLHNQDIQCYDLTIDPLLDLEGNIIGITGAALDITDRKKAELELQESQRFIQRITDASPNILYIYDLLEKHTIYVNHEITKVLGYTREEILEMGSTVLSDLVHSEDYAQLEIYHQKLATATKDEIFEFEYRMKDIQGNWHWLVSRDTIFARTSDGKPKHILGAATDITERKRVEEKLRLSERAIAYSSNGIVIADARQQDYPIVFVNPAFEKVTGYSAQEAIGKNSRFLQGKDRRQSELKQIKKALEQKKNCNVVLKNYRKDGSLFWNELNISPIYDEAGNLTHYLEIQNDITESKLAEERLGQQVIRERLIATITQRIRESLDLKSILSTMVTEVKQFLKADRVLVYRIYPDSTGSVIAEDVNPEWSSLLEQTFSEEIFPSECHPSYINGKIASIANIKENQILPCLVEFLEQFQVQAKVAVPIIENETLWGLLIAHQCSQPRQWEEWEISLLQQITSQLAIAIQQSELYEQLQTELKERSLAQQALLVSQERLQYLLSSSPGIIYSAKANGDYEATFISDNIKTLLGYNVSEFTQPSFWLNHIHPEDIEKLKNQEISTLFQQEYATYEYRFKHQDGTYHWMYDQAKLIRDGEGNALEIVGYWIDISDRKKAEEGLKTTNEQLQAVLDAVPGFVSWISSDLHYLGVNRHLANTYQLQPEDFVGQEIGFLKGSHEFAQFMEQFMCEPYLKTSEVTLETRIQDATRYYLLVAQKYNQDQAAIFIGIDITERKRIEEQLWATTSRLSTLIENLQLGVLVKDEFYKIVLTNKAFCNLFNIHTSPDQLIGMDGSTFAFEYQNIFSDPAQFIIRNQEVMRRKRVVVNEELSLVDGRTLERDYVPIMIQGASQGHLWMYRDITERKKAEDTLVTSLREKEVLLKEIHHRVKNNLLVVSNLLEFQSDYVQQPELIKVLEDSRNRIYSMALIHEKLYRSTNLEKISFGDYLEDLIDNLFESYNIQDGRVQFELDIEPVGLNIETAQPCGLIVNELVSNTLKHAFPNGRSGVVYLGLHQNEEDKIIVTVRDNGIGFPEGVDFRNVESLGMELVCTLTDQLEGTITLDQENGTQFTVTFSELQYRHRLS, from the coding sequence ATGGAACTTAATAGTTTACCGTCTTACATCCCAACGCTGAATCAACTTTTGGATAGAGATCCTCTGAGTGTCAGTCCTGAAATGCCTGTGTTAGAGGTACTCAGACAGATGAATGAGAACCCCTACTATCCGGCCAGTTATGTTGTGGTGCAACAAGAGAATCAGTTAGTCGGGATATTTACTGAACGGGATGTCATCCACTTGATCAGTTCTAGCCAATCCTTGGCCGGGATCAAGATGCAAGAGGTGATGACAACGGAAGTTATAATTTTAAAACAAGCAGACTATCGAGATATTTATCATACTATTTCCCTATTGCGGGAACATCAAATTCGCCATCTACCGGTTGTTGATGACCAAGGACAATTGCAAGGGGTGATTACCGGAGAAACCCTACGCCAAATGTTGCAACCGATTAATGTGTTGCGGTTGCGTTCCGTTGCTGAAGTGATGACAACTCCAGTGATTCAGGTTTTTCCCTCCACCCCGGTGTTAGACATAGCCAAACTTTTAGCTCAACATCAGATTAGTTGTCTGGTTGTTGTTGAAGAGCGTCCTCCTCAGTTTCCCCTCAACAGCAGTCCGAGCACAATTCCAGTCGGTTTAATTACAGAACGGGATTTGCTGCGGTTTCAAAGCCAAAACCAAGATATTTCCGGTTTAACCGCCCTTGAAATGATGAATCAACCCGTGTTGACGATTCATCAACATGATAATTTATGGCGGGCAAATCAGCAAATGCAAAAACATCGGGTGCGTCGCTTAGTGGTGATAGGAAATCAAGGAGAATTATTAGGAATCATTACCCAGAGCAATTTATTGCGTTTATTTGACCCGGCAGAATTGAATGAAATTGTCACATTTTTAGAACAAAAAGTTCAAGATTTAGAAGTCGAAAAACAACAACTCCTCGACGAACAAGAGCAGATCGTTGAACAACGGGTACAACAACGGCTGCGAGAACTTCAACACCTCCCAGAAACTCAAAAACAAACAGAAGCCGAATTACAAAAAGCCCACCAACAGTTAACTTTTCATGTCGAAAATTCTCCTTTAGCCGTGATTGAATGGGATGAACAATTTCGCCTCAAACGCTGGTCGCCCCAAGCTGAAAAAATCTTTGGTTGGAAGGCTGAAGAAATCCTACATCGCCATTGGAATCAGTGGGAATTTGTACATCCAGAAGATTTAGAACAGGTCACTGCGATCGCGTCCCACTTACTCAACGGTGAGGAAAGTCGGAATATCTGTTGTAATCGAAACTATACCAAAGACGGTACTTTGGTGTACTGTGAATGGTATAACTCTGCTTTCAAAAACGAATCTGGACAAGTTGTCTCTCTTTTATCACTGGTACAGAATGTCACTGTCCGGCAAACATCCCAAGGAGAACTTAAACGTCGCGCCCGACAACAACAGGTAATTGCAGAATTAGGTCAATATGCTCTTTGTCAAACCAACTTAGATACTTTATTACAAAAGGTTGTGATCCTCGTTGGACAGACTTTAGGGATTAAATATGTTCAAATTTGGGAATTACTCGCTAACGACAGTACCTTTTTGTTAACCGCAGGATTAGGATGGCGTTCGGGTTCTGTGGGGCGAATCACCGTTGGTCAGGGTCGCAAGTCCCAACCCGGTTATACCTTATTATTAAAAGAACCGATTATTGTTGAGGATTTACGAGTCGAAAGTCGCTTTAGTGGTTGTGCCTTTTTTTATAATCATAATATTGTCAGTGGCGTTACCGTTCTCATTTCGGGGAAAGAAAAGCCCTTTGGGGTCTTAGGAATTCATACTGAGGAAGAACGTCGGTTTACTTCAGATGAAATTAATTTTTTACAAGCGATTGCTAATATTATTGCGTCTTGCGTCGAACGACAACAAGCTGAAGAAGAATTAAATCGCTTTTTTAATCTTTCCTTAGACATTTTTTGTATTGGCACAACCCAAGGATTTTTTCAACGAGTTAATCCTCGAATGTTGAGTTTATTAGGATATACAGAAACTGAACTTTTAGGACAATCGTTTTTAGGTTTAATTCATCCTGATGATTGGGCAAATACCCTATTACAATTAGAGAATTTATCATTAGGAATTCCCAGCCATAATTTTGAGAATCGATATCAATGTAAAAATGGTTCTTATCGGTGGTTATCCTGGACAGCGATGCCCTTTGATGAAACCCAATATTATGCGGTGGCACGAGATGTTAGCGAAAACAAACGCACTGAAGCCGCGTTACGCAAGAGTGAAAAACGCTATGCCACCTTAGCAGAAGTATCTCCGGTGGGAATTTTTCACTGCGATATTGATGGGAATTGTTTGTATGTTAATCAACGTTGGTGTGAAATTGCTGGACTGACCCCGAAAGAAGCATTAGGACAGGGTTGGACGCAGGCCATTCACCCAGAAGATCAAGCCCATGTGAAGGAAGAATGGCAGCGACTACGGACAGATTCGGGTCAAATCCGAGAGACATCTTTACAAAAAATTCAGTTTTGTTGTGAATATCGGCTTCAGCGTCAAGATGGTCAAATAACGTGGGTTTTTGGTCAAGTCGTGGAAGAATTAAATGATCAAGGTGAAATCATTGGTTATGTAGGAACGATTACAGATATTAGCGCTCGAAAACAAGCCGAAGCCGAGTTAAAAACCCTCAATGAAGAGTTAGAAGATCGAGTCGCTGACCGCACCACAGAACTCAGTTTCATGAATGAAAAATTACATCGCCAAGTTGTAGAATTACAGGAAATAGAATCACAATTAGAAGATAAAGCTTATCAACAAGCGATCATTGCTGAATTAGGTCAAAAAGCTCTTTCAGAAATGAATTTAGTGTCCCTGATTAATGAAATTGTAGTTCAAATTGCCCAAGATTTAAACGTTGAATATTGCAAAATTTTAGAATACAATTTAGAAGGAGTATTTCTCACCTTAGCGGTTTGGGACGAGCCCACTCAACATTATACCCTTCTCAGTCATGAACCCCTGGTTTTCAAACCCCCGATGATTCATCACATCCCCAATGTTCAGGACGATCTAAAATTTAATTTCTCCCAATCCCAGCTTGATTTAGAGGAAAAGGATCTAAATCATGACAACTTTACACTTTTAAATAAAGGCATCTGTATTCCGATTATGGGGCAAAATTATCATCATTTGGGACAGGTAGAAATTTATGGGAAAAAACTACAACTGTTTAGTGAAGATGATGTTAATTTCTTGCAAAGTGTAGCCAATATTCTAGCAACGGCAATTGAACGAAAACAAGCTGAAGAAGTGATTCGCCAGAGTGAACAACTCTATCGTTTAATGGCTGATCATTCAACGGATTTAATTAGTCGCCATACCCCCCAAGGTGTTTATCTTTATGCGTCCCCCGCCTCTCGTTCTTTGTTGGGTTATGAACCAGAAGAGTTAGTCGGACGTTCAGCTTATGAATTATTCCATCCTGAAGATTTAGCCAAAATCAATCGCCCTCATCAAAGTTCTATTGAAACAGCCGATATTAATACTATCGTTTATCGAATTTTGCGGAAAGATCAAGAGTATGTGTGGTTTGAAACCACTCAAAAAAAGGTACGAGATCAAACAGGAAACATTCAAGAAATTGTTGCCATATCCCGTGATATCACGGATCGTAAACAAACGGAAGAAGCGTTACGGTTTAGTGAAGAACGATTTAAAATAACGCTCAAAAATTCCCCCATTGTTGTATTTAATCAAGATTTAGAGTTACGCTACACTTGGATTTATAATCCGGCGGGTGGATATGTACCCGAAGCCGTGATTGGTCGATTAGATAGTGATATTTTTCCTCCAGAAAATGCCGTTAAGCTGATCCAACTTAAACAACAAGTTTTAAATACAAAAGTGGGGTTGAGAGAAGAGGTAATTACGAATCTTCATAATCAAGATATTCAATGCTATGATTTAACCATTGATCCGCTCTTAGATTTAGAAGGAAATATTATTGGAATTACCGGAGCAGCTTTAGATATTACTGATCGCAAAAAAGCCGAATTAGAATTGCAAGAAAGTCAACGGTTTATTCAACGGATTACGGATGCTAGTCCTAATATTTTATATATTTATGATTTGCTTGAAAAGCACACTATTTATGTCAATCATGAAATTACTAAAGTCTTAGGATATACGCGAGAAGAAATTTTAGAAATGGGTTCAACTGTACTCTCGGATCTAGTTCATTCCGAGGATTATGCTCAACTAGAAATCTATCATCAAAAATTGGCAACGGCGACTAAAGATGAGATTTTTGAGTTTGAATACCGGATGAAAGATATTCAGGGAAATTGGCATTGGTTAGTCAGCCGAGATACCATTTTTGCTCGAACCTCCGATGGAAAACCGAAACACATCCTAGGCGCCGCAACGGATATTACAGAACGAAAACGGGTGGAAGAAAAATTACGACTCAGTGAACGAGCGATCGCCTATAGTAGTAATGGCATTGTGATTGCGGATGCTCGACAACAGGATTATCCGATTGTTTTTGTTAACCCAGCTTTTGAAAAAGTGACGGGATATTCGGCTCAAGAAGCGATTGGTAAAAATAGCCGTTTTCTCCAAGGTAAGGATCGTCGCCAATCGGAGTTAAAGCAAATTAAAAAAGCGTTAGAACAGAAAAAAAATTGTAATGTTGTTTTGAAAAATTACCGTAAAGATGGCTCTTTATTTTGGAATGAATTGAATATTTCTCCCATTTATGATGAGGCGGGAAATCTTACCCATTATTTAGAAATTCAGAATGATATTACTGAAAGTAAATTAGCCGAGGAACGTTTAGGTCAACAAGTCATCCGAGAACGATTAATTGCCACCATTACTCAACGGATTCGAGAATCTTTAGATCTTAAATCTATTTTATCAACAATGGTAACGGAAGTTAAACAGTTTCTGAAAGCGGATCGAGTTTTAGTATATCGAATTTATCCCGACAGTACAGGAAGTGTAATTGCGGAAGATGTTAATCCAGAGTGGAGTTCCCTTTTAGAACAAACTTTTTCTGAAGAAATCTTTCCCTCAGAATGTCATCCAAGTTATATTAACGGGAAAATTGCCTCCATTGCTAATATTAAAGAAAATCAGATTTTACCGTGTTTAGTTGAATTTTTAGAGCAATTTCAAGTTCAAGCTAAAGTTGCCGTTCCCATTATTGAAAATGAAACTCTATGGGGTTTATTAATTGCCCATCAATGCAGTCAACCTCGACAATGGGAAGAATGGGAAATTTCCCTTCTGCAACAAATTACCAGTCAACTTGCCATTGCGATTCAACAATCGGAATTATATGAACAATTACAAACAGAATTAAAAGAACGTTCTCTGGCGCAACAAGCTTTATTAGTCAGTCAAGAACGATTACAATATTTATTATCTTCTAGCCCCGGAATTATTTATAGTGCCAAAGCGAATGGAGACTATGAAGCTACCTTTATTAGTGATAATATTAAAACCCTTTTAGGATACAATGTCTCGGAATTTACTCAACCCAGCTTTTGGTTAAACCATATTCATCCAGAAGATATTGAGAAACTGAAAAATCAAGAAATATCTACCTTATTTCAGCAAGAATATGCAACTTATGAATATCGCTTTAAACATCAGGATGGCACTTACCATTGGATGTATGATCAAGCTAAATTAATTCGAGATGGGGAAGGAAATGCTTTAGAAATTGTTGGCTATTGGATTGATATTAGCGATCGTAAAAAAGCCGAAGAAGGCCTCAAAACCACCAATGAACAATTACAAGCAGTATTAGATGCAGTTCCAGGGTTTGTGTCTTGGATTAGTTCTGATTTACATTATTTAGGCGTTAACCGACATTTAGCCAATACCTATCAGTTACAACCGGAAGACTTTGTAGGTCAAGAAATTGGATTTCTTAAGGGAAGTCATGAATTTGCCCAGTTTATGGAACAATTCATGTGTGAACCTTATCTTAAAACCAGTGAGGTTACTTTAGAAACTCGAATTCAAGATGCGACTCGCTATTATTTATTAGTAGCCCAAAAATATAATCAAGATCAAGCTGCAATTTTTATCGGGATTGATATTACAGAACGCAAAAGAATTGAAGAACAATTATGGGCGACAACCTCCCGATTAAGTACCTTAATTGAAAATTTACAGTTAGGGGTTTTAGTCAAGGATGAATTTTACAAAATTGTCTTAACAAATAAAGCCTTTTGTAATTTATTTAATATCCACACATCTCCCGATCAACTCATCGGAATGGATGGCTCTACCTTCGCCTTTGAATATCAAAATATTTTTAGTGATCCTGCACAATTTATTATCCGAAATCAAGAGGTAATGCGAAGAAAAAGAGTCGTTGTTAATGAAGAACTTTCTTTAGTTGATGGACGCACCCTTGAACGAGATTATGTTCCGATTATGATTCAAGGAGCGTCTCAAGGTCATTTATGGATGTATCGAGATATTACAGAACGGAAAAAAGCTGAAGATACTCTTGTGACATCGTTACGCGAAAAAGAAGTTTTACTTAAAGAAATTCACCACCGGGTGAAAAATAACTTGTTGGTAGTTTCTAATCTTTTAGAATTTCAATCGGATTATGTTCAGCAGCCTGAATTGATTAAGGTTTTAGAAGATAGTCGAAATCGCATTTATTCAATGGCTTTAATTCATGAAAAACTCTATCGTTCAACGAATTTAGAAAAAATTAGCTTTGGAGATTATTTAGAAGATTTAATAGATAATTTATTTGAATCCTATAATATTCAAGATGGTCGAGTTCAGTTTGAACTGGATATTGAACCTGTTGGTTTAAATATTGAAACCGCACAACCCTGTGGTTTAATTGTGAATGAACTGGTTTCTAATACCTTAAAACACGCTTTTCCCAATGGTCGATCAGGAGTTGTTTATCTGGGACTCCATCAAAATGAAGAGGATAAAATTATTGTTACCGTTCGAGATAATGGGATTGGTTTTCCTGAAGGAGTAGACTTTAGAAATGTCGAATCCTTGGGAATGGAATTGGTTTGTACACTCACTGACCAACTCGAAGGAACGATTACCCTTGACCAGGAAAATGGAACCCAATTTACTGTAACTTTTTCCGAACTCCAATATCGACATCGGTTATCGTAG
- a CDS encoding hybrid sensor histidine kinase/response regulator has product MTKILVIENEESIRENIVELLEIEEFETLSAENGKIGLSIAQSTHPDLILCDVMMPELDGYGVIEALRKEPETMMIPFIFLTAKADKLDLRKGMELGADDYLTKPFTPSELLKAISTRLEKQAVVQKASQQQLQELRSNITHSLPHELRTPLNGILASTELLLHELDFMDAQEIREMVEQISLSGQRLYRLIMNFLLYAELELIATEPKRIAALRQYKTASSKDAITEQVMTQVQEAQRMADLSLNLQDVPIAMAEMRLKKLVEELVDNALKFSNPGEPIEINGCVKDRQFVLSVKNTGREMNPQQIAQIGAHMQFERKLYEQQGSGLGLAIVQKLIELHEGQLLIETPTPNQTLVTLYLPLMTDA; this is encoded by the coding sequence ATGACCAAAATATTAGTAATTGAAAATGAAGAATCCATTCGAGAAAATATCGTAGAACTTTTAGAAATTGAAGAGTTTGAAACTTTATCCGCCGAGAATGGAAAAATCGGTTTATCAATTGCCCAAAGCACTCATCCCGATTTAATCTTATGTGATGTGATGATGCCCGAACTCGATGGCTATGGGGTAATAGAAGCATTGCGGAAAGAACCCGAAACCATGATGATTCCGTTTATTTTCCTAACCGCAAAAGCTGATAAATTGGATTTAAGGAAAGGGATGGAATTAGGGGCTGATGATTATTTAACTAAACCTTTTACCCCCTCTGAATTGTTAAAAGCAATTTCGACTCGACTCGAAAAACAAGCGGTTGTTCAAAAAGCATCTCAACAACAATTACAGGAACTTCGCAGCAATATTACCCATTCTCTTCCCCATGAATTAAGAACCCCTCTGAATGGAATTCTCGCTTCAACGGAATTGCTACTCCATGAATTAGACTTTATGGATGCCCAGGAAATTCGGGAAATGGTCGAGCAGATTTCTTTATCCGGTCAACGCTTATATCGGTTGATCATGAATTTTCTCCTCTATGCTGAATTAGAACTGATTGCTACCGAACCCAAACGCATTGCTGCCTTACGTCAGTATAAAACAGCATCTTCCAAAGACGCGATTACTGAACAAGTCATGACTCAGGTTCAAGAAGCACAACGGATGGCAGATTTATCTCTGAATTTGCAAGATGTTCCCATCGCCATGGCAGAGATGAGGTTGAAAAAACTGGTGGAAGAATTAGTTGATAATGCTCTAAAGTTTTCCAATCCAGGAGAACCAATTGAAATTAATGGATGTGTTAAAGACCGTCAATTTGTTTTATCGGTTAAAAATACTGGACGAGAAATGAATCCTCAACAAATTGCTCAAATTGGCGCCCATATGCAGTTTGAACGCAAACTCTATGAACAACAAGGCTCTGGCTTAGGATTAGCCATCGTCCAAAAACTCATCGAACTCCACGAAGGTCAACTGCTCATAGAAACTCCCACCCCCAACCAAACCCTCGTGACTCTTTATTTACCCCTAATGACTGACGCCTGA